The nucleotide window TGGGGACAGACCGGTCTGTAAAACAGCTCACCCCTGTGCAAGTGCCGTGGCCTGGCAGCGGGCTGGATCTCATGTGCCGGGTATGAGAAAGTATAGACGGATGGAGGGAgccttattttctccctgtctcCACAAGGAATGTTATCCTTCCATTTCTtggctgtgggcaggggggGTCTCTGAAGGGGGGTGTGGGGACAGGGGAAGCTCTCCCTCGTCGCTGAAGAGAGGACGTGGATACGGGGGTCTGCGTGCATGCGGACACACGATTCCGGGGGAACAACCGGGGCCACCGGCTGCAGGGGCTTCTCTGGAAACGCCCGGCGAGTTTCCGAGCAGGTTTCCCCACCGTCACGCCCCGTCGGGCTCAGCACCCACCCGctgcggggcggcgcggccggggccggcctGTAAACCCCCCAGAAAGGGGGGAACTGGCTGTGAGAAAATGGCCGACGGGCGCTTCCCGGCGCCCGACGCTCATCCCCCAGCTGAAGGTGGGATGCCTTCAGGAAGGGAAGGCCCGTGAGGGGCTCCGGGATCACCGGCACGGCGCTGGCCGCCATGGCCGAAGAGGCTGGAGGCCGCCGCCGGGCTTCGGTAACCACTAGGCCCCGTCGCCATGGCGACGGTTCCGCCACCTTCCCGGCGAACCCCGCGCCGGCTCCGACCGTGTGTGTGACGTCACATCCCGGAAGCGTTGCTATGGCGGCGGCCGCGCTCAACGGCCTAGTCGCCGTGTTAGAGACCTACCGCGGCCGTGACCGGGTGGTGAGTGACGGAGAGCGGCCCGGCGGGGCCCTGTCCTGCCGGTAACGGCGGGGCCTTCACCGGGCTGTGCCTCCGCAGGTCCGGGCTCTCTGTTATGGCTGTCAGCTGGCGGGCGGAGCGCTGGCCGGGCCGCAGGCCTCGCCATCCAGGCTGCCCGGGAGTCTCTTGGTCGTGTCGGCCCAGCTGAGCGCCTGCCGCACGGCCCTGCGCCTCTTCGACGATTTCGCCATGCTCAGCTACAGCTGCGGTTACGGGCTGGGCCCCAAGGTGAGCGTGGGGGCACGGGGTGCACCGGTAGCCTTCCCGGCCGTGCCGCAGGCGTCAAGGTGTGTCCCCGCCATGCTCCCCGCAGGACGAGGACGGCCTGGTGCGGGGGCTCTCGGTGCTCTGCAACCTGGCCAACCAGCTCTACTACCCCTGTGAGCACGTCGCGTGGGCGGCCGACGCTGGCATCATCCGTGTCGGCTCTCAGAAGTGGTGGACTGTGAGCACGGCGCTCTGGgccttctccctgctcctgggtGTCCTGCGGTAAGGCTGGCTGAGGTGCCGCGGTCTGCGGCGGGAAGGAGATGGACAGGGGATGAGCCTTGTTCCCTGTAATCAGGCTAAAATGAAGGACCctctcagctgcagaagggTGCTCTTCCTCACAGACGCGTTTAatgctagaggaaaaaaaatcattccccTTTGATGCTGTAGGAGAAATAACTCTTGTCTTGTTTTCAGATCCCTGAGAATCTTGTTCCAGTTAAGAAGAAAGCTGAGGCAGCACAAGTGGTATGATTTCCCTCCTTGGCTATACAGCTAATTTAACCCAAATACATCTATTCTCATTTGTGAGCTATCGCTAATTATTATTACATGATGGGCTATCACTAATATTACTTTTGCTTCCAATAGCACATCTTCGCCTCTGAgtcaaaaggaaatgaaagccCAAGTGAAGGCTGAAGTTTTGAGCATCCTCACCGACGTGGCAGATCTCTGCAACGCAATCCACTGGCTGCCTCCGGGATTTCTTTGGGCTGGACGCTTTCCTCCATGGTTAGTAGGTCTCCTGGGGACGATATCTTCCCTGATTGGTATCTACCAAGCATCTAGAGGAGGAAATTCTGAAGCTGTATAAACCATAATTAAGCTTCAGGAGCCCAATTTCTACATGGTAAAAATGCCTTTAGTGAGGCAGGGTGTATTTTAACTTGCTTGGGTGTCGACAACTGTAATTTCACGCATCCTGTAATTGGGATTATGGTCAAGATGTCTATTACAGCGAGGATTGTTTACGGTTAACACTTTTTATTACTCTTCATCAGAGAAATCTTTCAGGCGAATCCTCCGAAAATCAAGAAATCTCCTAGGACTGGTAaaatagagggggaaaaaagtcacttCTATCCTTCCTTCCTCCGTCCCAAAAGATAAATGCAACCCTCCAGTCTTTGCTGTCACTTAAAAGAGCACAAAGTCA belongs to Aquila chrysaetos chrysaetos chromosome 12, bAquChr1.4, whole genome shotgun sequence and includes:
- the PEX11G gene encoding peroxisomal membrane protein 11C isoform X2, which gives rise to MAEEAGGRRRASVTTRPRRHGDGSATFPANPAPAPTVCVTSHPGSVAMAAAALNGLVAVLETYRGRDRVVRALCYGCQLAGGALAGPQASPSRLPGSLLVVSAQLSACRTALRLFDDFAMLSYSCGYGLGPKDEDGLVRGLSVLCNLANQLYYPCEHVAWAADAGIIRVGSQKWWTVSTALWAFSLLLGVLRSLRILFQLRRKLRQHKCTSSPLSQKEMKAQVKAEVLSILTDVADLCNAIHWLPPGFLWAGRFPP
- the PEX11G gene encoding peroxisomal membrane protein 11C isoform X3, with amino-acid sequence MAEEAGGRRRASVTTRPRRHGDGSATFPANPAPAPTVCVTSHPGSVAMAAAALNGLVAVLETYRGRDRVVRALCYGCQLAGGALAGPQASPSRLPGSLLVVSAQLSACRTALRLFDDFAMLSYSCGYGLGPKDEDGLVRGLSVLCNLANQLYYPCEHVAWAADAGIIRVGSQKWWTVSTALWAFSLLLGVLRSLRILFQLRRKLRQHKCTSSPLSQKEMKAQVKAEVLSILTDVADLCNAIHWLPPGFLWAGRFPP
- the PEX11G gene encoding peroxisomal membrane protein 11C isoform X1; translation: MAEEAGGRRRASVTTRPRRHGDGSATFPANPAPAPTVCVTSHPGSVAMAAAALNGLVAVLETYRGRDRVVRALCYGCQLAGGALAGPQASPSRLPGSLLVVSAQLSACRTALRLFDDFAMLSYSCGYGLGPKDEDGLVRGLSVLCNLANQLYYPCEHVAWAADAGIIRVGSQKWWTVSTALWAFSLLLGVLRSLRILFQLRRKLRQHKCTSSPLSQKEMKAQVKAEVLSILTDVADLCNAIHWLPPGFLWAGRFPPWLVGLLGTISSLIGIYQASRGGNSEAV